From the Streptomyces sp. Tu 2975 genome, one window contains:
- a CDS encoding sensor histidine kinase, with translation MPDVTPFAARYDRVRNWLRAHPLALDGALAVAALICMVAGSFADPNGPHGPTFGTRTPDARSAVLMLVAACALVFRRREPMGVLLVTGAVSVVELVAGDPAAPVAMSAVIALYTVASRTDRPTTWRVGLLTMTVLTAAAMAFGSSPWYTQENLGIFAWTGMAAAAGDAVRSRRAFVDAIRERAERAERTREEEAGRRVAEERLRIARDLHDVVAHHIALVNVQAGVAAHVMDKRPDQAKEALAHVREASRSALNELRATVGLLRQSGDPEAPTAPAPGLAVLDELVTTFRQAGLPVEVARADEGEAPPAAVDLAAYRIIQEALTNVQKHAGKDAKAEVSVVRVGSTLEVTVIDNGPADAAGPSDGGGHGLLGMRERVTALGGTLTAGPRYGGGFRVQAILPLKVRAARAGEDR, from the coding sequence TTGCCTGACGTGACCCCATTCGCCGCCCGGTACGACCGCGTCCGCAACTGGCTGCGCGCGCACCCGCTGGCGCTGGACGGCGCCCTCGCCGTGGCCGCGTTGATCTGCATGGTGGCCGGCTCCTTCGCCGATCCGAACGGGCCGCACGGCCCCACCTTCGGCACCCGCACCCCCGACGCCCGCAGCGCGGTCCTGATGCTGGTCGCCGCCTGCGCGCTCGTCTTCCGGCGGCGTGAGCCGATGGGCGTGCTGCTGGTCACCGGCGCGGTGTCCGTCGTCGAACTGGTGGCGGGCGACCCGGCCGCCCCCGTCGCGATGAGCGCCGTGATCGCCCTGTACACCGTCGCCTCCCGCACCGACCGTCCGACCACCTGGCGTGTCGGCCTGCTGACGATGACCGTGCTGACCGCCGCCGCGATGGCCTTCGGCTCGAGCCCCTGGTACACGCAGGAGAACCTGGGCATCTTCGCCTGGACCGGGATGGCGGCCGCAGCCGGTGACGCCGTGCGCAGCCGGCGCGCCTTCGTCGATGCCATAAGGGAGCGGGCGGAGCGCGCGGAGCGGACGCGGGAGGAGGAGGCGGGGCGCCGGGTCGCGGAGGAGCGGCTGCGGATCGCCCGCGATCTGCACGACGTCGTCGCGCACCACATCGCGCTGGTCAATGTGCAGGCCGGGGTCGCCGCCCATGTCATGGACAAGCGTCCGGACCAGGCCAAGGAGGCGCTCGCGCACGTACGGGAGGCGAGCCGCTCCGCGCTGAACGAGCTGCGCGCCACCGTGGGGCTGCTCCGCCAGTCCGGGGATCCGGAGGCGCCCACCGCGCCCGCGCCCGGTCTCGCGGTCCTCGACGAACTGGTCACCACGTTCCGTCAGGCCGGCCTCCCCGTCGAGGTCGCCCGCGCCGACGAGGGGGAGGCGCCGCCGGCGGCCGTCGACCTGGCCGCGTACCGGATCATCCAGGAGGCGCTGACCAATGTGCAGAAGCACGCGGGGAAGGACGCCAAGGCCGAGGTGAGCGTCGTGCGGGTCGGCTCGACGCTGGAGGTGACCGTCATCGACAACGGCCCCGCCGACGCGGCCGGTCCCTCCGACGGCGGCGGTCACGGCCTGCTCGGCATGCGGGAGCGGGTCACCGCCCTCGGCGGCACCCTCACCGCGGGACCCCGCTACGGAGGCGGCTTCCGGGTGCAGGCGATACTGCCGCTCAAGGTGCGGGCCGCCCGCGCGGGGGAGGACAGATGA